From Bacteroidota bacterium, the proteins below share one genomic window:
- a CDS encoding tetratricopeptide repeat protein gives MRDLESKTKGDKIDSSALGTLEKLAEYYHQDDPIKTLEYSNKYLITARSYNDKGSIAHAYHYLGDYYRDEGLPVIAIDYYFSSMYLYEELNLTGAVAYTNIDVGNIYFDLGKHDVAKQYYEKVVAMPDEKDVVIAKAVALNNIGLIYREVKDYNNALKKFEEALEIRKKTNDKNLIAHSYNYIGSIYTSLKDFDKAESYYNQSIQLYKEIKDYADMGKVMMNIGKLYYEKSEKEKSVSYRNDAINLFLDNNKLYAAADAMTDLAEFHLQDKNIQEALRHSFEAYKISTENKYTSIRKNSLKLLSEIYFTNSDTKEAYRYLKIYDDLKDSLAQQEAQRKIVNLEFSNELQRRDREMSSMKSENQLKQLTIENQNRRNTLLLIIIITILILLVVIFFAFRLQRKNLKVLQDRNKLIDENNRKIELSMIMLEEAKEEAEKNARIKSEFLSIMSHELRTPMNAVLGMTQVIMEENPREDQLENLETMKISAENLLSIIDDILDYNRLESGKMILVEKDFSLKQLMDKLFKIFSYSIKQKGLGLIYNYDETLGDAFIGDDTRIAEIISNLLANAVKFTDSGSITVDIKKIGIKSNSSLIRFSVKDTGIGISPQNVANIFDSFTQEKTDTTRKYGGTGLGLSIVKKLLELMNGKIYVESKSGEGSKFYFEIELKNSEKKFESPVKAIKQPDKKVRLQKILIVEDNNVNQLVMKKMLKNSGLQVDIADNGRIGMEKVLQNQYDLVFMDLLMPEMDGYEATKEIRRFNKTIPIIALTADVMKGVEAKTKEAGMNNYLTKPVNKDELLRILSEYSEETNHN, from the coding sequence ATGCGCGATTTAGAAAGTAAGACTAAGGGAGATAAAATTGACAGCTCTGCCTTAGGGACTCTTGAAAAACTTGCCGAGTATTATCATCAGGATGACCCCATCAAAACTCTGGAATACTCCAATAAATATTTAATAACCGCACGAAGTTATAATGATAAAGGAAGTATTGCACATGCATATCATTATCTCGGAGATTATTACCGTGATGAAGGTTTGCCTGTAATAGCAATCGATTATTACTTCAGCTCAATGTATTTGTATGAAGAACTGAATTTAACCGGAGCAGTCGCTTATACAAATATCGATGTAGGGAATATTTATTTTGATTTAGGCAAACATGATGTGGCAAAACAATATTACGAAAAAGTTGTAGCAATGCCTGATGAGAAGGATGTTGTGATAGCTAAGGCTGTAGCGCTGAATAATATAGGATTGATTTACAGAGAGGTAAAAGATTACAATAATGCACTTAAAAAATTTGAAGAAGCTCTAGAAATAAGAAAAAAGACGAACGATAAAAACCTCATTGCCCATTCTTATAATTATATAGGAAGCATATATACAAGCTTAAAAGATTTTGATAAAGCTGAGTCTTATTATAATCAGTCCATTCAGTTGTATAAAGAAATAAAAGACTATGCTGATATGGGTAAAGTAATGATGAATATAGGAAAACTTTACTATGAGAAAAGCGAAAAGGAAAAATCAGTTTCTTACAGAAACGATGCTATAAATTTATTTCTTGATAACAACAAGCTATACGCTGCAGCTGATGCAATGACTGACTTAGCAGAGTTCCATCTTCAGGATAAAAATATTCAGGAAGCTCTTCGCCACTCCTTTGAAGCGTATAAAATTTCAACTGAAAATAAATATACATCAATCCGAAAGAACTCTCTGAAACTCCTTTCAGAAATTTATTTTACAAACAGCGATACAAAAGAAGCTTACCGCTATCTGAAGATTTATGATGACCTGAAAGATTCGCTAGCGCAGCAGGAAGCGCAAAGAAAGATCGTAAATCTTGAATTCTCCAATGAACTTCAAAGACGCGACCGCGAAATGAGTTCAATGAAGAGTGAAAATCAGTTAAAGCAATTGACTATTGAAAATCAGAACAGAAGAAATACTTTACTGCTAATTATAATTATTACAATTTTAATTCTGCTTGTTGTTATATTCTTTGCATTCAGACTACAGAGAAAAAATTTAAAAGTCCTGCAGGACAGGAATAAATTAATTGATGAAAACAACAGAAAGATTGAACTGAGTATGATAATGCTGGAAGAGGCAAAAGAAGAAGCTGAAAAGAACGCAAGAATAAAATCTGAATTTTTATCCATTATGAGTCATGAGTTAAGGACTCCGATGAATGCAGTACTGGGAATGACTCAGGTAATAATGGAAGAAAATCCAAGAGAAGACCAGCTTGAAAATCTTGAAACAATGAAAATTTCTGCGGAGAATCTTCTTTCAATCATTGATGATATACTTGATTACAACAGGCTTGAATCAGGTAAGATGATTCTTGTAGAAAAAGATTTTTCATTGAAGCAGTTAATGGATAAACTCTTTAAGATTTTTTCTTACAGTATTAAACAGAAAGGATTGGGGTTAATATATAATTACGATGAAACATTAGGAGATGCATTCATTGGTGATGATACAAGAATAGCAGAGATTATTAGTAATCTATTGGCAAACGCTGTTAAATTCACTGATAGCGGAAGTATTACAGTTGATATAAAAAAGATTGGCATTAAATCCAACTCATCGTTAATAAGATTTTCAGTGAAGGATACAGGTATTGGAATATCTCCTCAGAATGTTGCCAATATTTTTGATTCATTCACACAGGAAAAAACTGATACAACACGGAAATACGGGGGGACGGGTTTAGGTCTCTCAATCGTAAAAAAATTATTAGAGCTTATGAACGGTAAAATATATGTAGAAAGCAAAAGCGGCGAGGGTTCAAAATTCTATTTCGAAATTGAGTTAAAAAACTCAGAAAAGAAATTTGAATCTCCCGTTAAGGCAATAAAACAGCCCGACAAAAAAGTTAGGTTACAAAAAATTCTTATTGTTGAAGATAATAATGTAAACCAACTTGTAATGAAAAAGATGCTTAAGAACTCCGGACTGCAAGTTGATATTGCCGATAACGGAAGAATAGGCATGGAAAAAGTTTTGCAAAATCAATACGACCTTGTATTTATGGATTTGCTCATGCCTGAAATGGACGGATACGAAGCAACAAAAGAGATAAGAAGATTTAATAAAACGATTCCTATAATAGCACTGACAGCAGATGTAATGAAAGGTGTTGAGGCAAAGACCAAAGAGGCAGGAATGAATAATTATTTAACAAAGCCCGTCAATAAAGACGAGCTTTTAAGAATTTTATCAGAATATTCAGAAGAGACAAATCACAATTGA
- a CDS encoding VCBS repeat-containing protein produces the protein MKILLFLLLFTLSNAYSQSFTKLTTAAPSLDGTASRSVNWVDYDNDGLLDLFISRGPSAGATPYLYHNDGNGVFTKITTGPIVTASMKADGSSWGDFNNDGNIDLCVATWWNQIDFLFQNNGSGNFTFLSTNPISSVAAFSETCTWGDYNNDGLIDLYVTNSAGASKNFLYKNLGSSNFQKIDTGIVVTEVDSSRGANWVDADNDGDADLFVCHENNNINSFYRNDGAGVFVKVTTTALTQTQGNWWSASWGDYDNDGDFDAFLANFGHKNALYNNNGNWSYTSVTNDTIVNEVGYNAITGWGDYDNDGDLDMFVTQAYGGSQLNNKLYRNMKMETGTASFQKVNAGPLTSDGGYTYGFAWGDYDRDGDLDIMCAKTYQENELNALFRNDNSNGNKWAEFKLQGVTTNRSAIGTKIRVKATINGESVWQSRVVSGQEGYCTQNLEQHFGLGNATVIDSVKIEWQSGNTSVFTNVAVNKFYKAIEGQSALVGVSNNTNIQPEKYKLNQNFPNPFNPATKISFTLPKKDFASLKIYDSLGKEVSSLINDIRPAGYYEINFDGTNLSSGVYFYKFITTNYSETRNMVLVK, from the coding sequence ATGAAAATATTACTATTCTTATTGCTGTTTACCCTCTCAAACGCATATTCACAATCATTTACAAAATTAACAACGGCTGCCCCAAGTCTGGATGGCACAGCCTCTCGAAGCGTTAACTGGGTTGATTACGATAACGATGGCCTTCTCGATTTATTCATCTCTCGTGGTCCCTCTGCAGGAGCAACTCCATACCTCTATCACAATGACGGTAACGGAGTCTTCACAAAGATTACAACCGGTCCTATTGTTACTGCTTCCATGAAAGCAGATGGCAGCAGCTGGGGTGACTTTAACAATGATGGCAACATCGACTTGTGTGTTGCGACATGGTGGAATCAGATAGATTTTCTATTCCAGAATAATGGCAGCGGAAATTTTACATTTCTCAGCACAAATCCGATTTCTTCTGTTGCAGCTTTTTCAGAAACATGTACATGGGGAGATTATAACAATGATGGTTTGATTGACTTGTATGTTACAAATAGCGCCGGAGCTTCCAAAAATTTTCTTTATAAAAATCTTGGCTCTTCAAATTTTCAAAAAATAGATACAGGAATAGTTGTGACAGAAGTGGATTCATCCCGCGGCGCAAACTGGGTTGATGCAGATAACGACGGTGATGCTGATTTATTTGTATGTCACGAAAATAATAATATAAATTCTTTTTACAGAAATGATGGGGCAGGCGTTTTTGTAAAAGTAACTACAACTGCCCTTACTCAAACACAAGGTAACTGGTGGAGCGCAAGCTGGGGGGACTATGATAACGATGGTGACTTTGATGCTTTCCTTGCAAACTTTGGACATAAAAATGCCCTATATAATAATAACGGAAACTGGTCTTACACTTCTGTTACAAACGATACTATTGTAAATGAAGTCGGTTACAATGCTATTACAGGATGGGGAGATTATGACAATGACGGTGACTTAGACATGTTTGTTACTCAGGCTTATGGAGGTTCACAATTGAATAATAAGCTATACAGAAATATGAAAATGGAAACGGGGACTGCTTCCTTTCAAAAAGTAAATGCTGGTCCATTAACCTCAGATGGCGGATATACTTACGGATTTGCATGGGGTGATTACGATAGAGACGGCGATCTTGATATAATGTGTGCAAAAACTTATCAGGAAAATGAACTGAATGCCTTATTCAGAAATGATAATTCAAATGGAAACAAATGGGCAGAGTTTAAGCTGCAGGGAGTTACAACCAATCGCTCTGCAATTGGAACAAAGATAAGAGTAAAAGCCACAATAAACGGAGAAAGTGTATGGCAGTCACGAGTAGTAAGCGGTCAGGAAGGTTATTGTACACAAAATCTTGAGCAGCATTTCGGTCTTGGTAATGCGACAGTAATTGATTCTGTAAAAATTGAATGGCAGTCAGGCAATACAAGTGTATTTACCAATGTAGCTGTGAATAAATTCTATAAAGCAATTGAAGGACAAAGCGCTTTAGTGGGAGTTTCAAATAATACTAACATTCAACCTGAAAAGTATAAACTTAATCAAAATTTTCCAAATCCATTTAACCCGGCAACTAAAATTTCTTTTACCCTGCCTAAAAAAGATTTTGCTTCTTTGAAGATTTACGATTCACTGGGAAAAGAAGTAAGCTCGCTTATTAACGATATAAGACCGGCAGGGTATTACGAAATTAATTTTGACGGGACAAATTTATCTTCAGGAGTTTATTTCTATAAGTTCATTACTACAAATTATTCAGAAACGCGGAATATGGTTTTAGTAAAATAA